A genomic segment from Pyxidicoccus trucidator encodes:
- the fruA gene encoding response regulator transcription factor FruA — MATSNQAAIRVSILEGPWAAWQGLADGLRGEGVQVSSVTRDVRLFLDGLGTDPPQVAVMDVEGDSEAAVGCSVTEGINLLREARKRRLEVRMLLLSAVSQPEVISQCFDEGASGYLFRAGLGTTAVASAIQSLVRGERLFPVQLLRNDFEHPPVTSPTASVLLALTQREREVLAYVAGGADNLKIAAHLQIAERTVKSHVTQLYRKLGAENRTQLALRACHLGVRPPPDL, encoded by the coding sequence ATGGCAACATCCAATCAAGCAGCGATTCGTGTTTCGATTCTCGAGGGACCGTGGGCGGCCTGGCAGGGCCTTGCCGACGGACTCCGCGGGGAAGGCGTGCAGGTGTCCTCGGTGACGAGGGACGTGCGCCTCTTCCTCGATGGGCTGGGCACCGATCCGCCGCAGGTGGCGGTGATGGACGTGGAGGGTGACAGCGAGGCGGCTGTCGGCTGCTCCGTGACGGAGGGCATCAATCTCCTGCGGGAGGCGCGCAAGCGTCGCCTGGAGGTGAGGATGCTGTTGCTCTCCGCCGTGAGTCAGCCGGAGGTCATCTCGCAGTGCTTCGACGAGGGAGCCTCCGGCTACCTCTTCCGCGCTGGCCTCGGCACCACCGCCGTGGCGTCCGCCATCCAGTCGCTGGTGCGGGGCGAGCGGTTGTTCCCGGTGCAGCTGCTGAGGAACGACTTCGAGCACCCGCCGGTGACGTCGCCCACGGCCAGCGTGCTGCTGGCGCTCACACAGCGCGAGCGAGAAGTGCTCGCATACGTGGCGGGAGGCGCGGACAACCTGAAGATCGCCGCGCACCTGCAGATTGCCGAGCGCACGGTGAAGTCGCACGTCACGCAGCTCTACCGCAAGCTGGGCGCGGAGAACCGCACGCAGCTGGCCTTGCGCGCGTGCCACCTGGGCGTCCGCCCGCCGCCGGACCTCTGA
- a CDS encoding RDD family protein: MSTAPSPHLDVATPERVALTLPVAGIGYRCLAWLVDASLLFFFWIVAYFVFTLLVSDVLGVLQALSGLGQTLLVVGLFATQWLYWTVGEVFFHGQTVGKRVLGIRVVRMDGSPVGLFESAVRNLCRAVDFLPMLYAAGCISMLLTRQHRRLGDLLAGTLLVREERIDLDKYTAVSRPQAVPAAPTTTRALTPTEVELVLAFLTRAPGFTPDVRRRMGQTLVDRVGGLSGEQRAEVLATPERTEAFLRARVEA, translated from the coding sequence ATGAGCACCGCCCCGTCTCCCCATCTCGACGTCGCCACGCCTGAGCGCGTGGCGCTCACCCTGCCCGTGGCGGGCATCGGCTACCGGTGTCTGGCCTGGCTCGTGGACGCGAGCCTGCTGTTCTTCTTCTGGATTGTGGCCTACTTCGTCTTCACCCTCCTGGTGTCGGACGTGCTGGGCGTGCTCCAGGCGCTGTCCGGGCTCGGGCAGACGTTGCTGGTGGTGGGCCTCTTCGCCACGCAATGGCTGTACTGGACGGTGGGCGAGGTCTTCTTCCATGGGCAGACGGTGGGAAAGCGGGTGTTGGGCATCCGCGTGGTGAGGATGGACGGCTCGCCGGTGGGCCTGTTCGAGAGCGCGGTGCGCAACCTCTGCCGCGCGGTGGACTTCCTGCCCATGCTGTACGCCGCCGGCTGTATCTCCATGCTGCTCACCCGCCAGCACCGGCGCCTGGGTGACTTGCTGGCCGGCACGCTGCTGGTGCGCGAGGAGCGCATCGACCTGGACAAGTATACCGCCGTGTCCCGGCCCCAGGCCGTGCCCGCCGCCCCCACCACGACGCGCGCGCTGACGCCCACCGAGGTGGAGCTGGTGCTGGCCTTCCTGACGCGCGCCCCCGGCTTCACGCCGGACGTGCGGCGGCGGATGGGGCAGACGCTGGTGGACCGCGTGGGCGGGCTGAGCGGCGAGCAGCGCGCGGAGGTGCTCGCCACGCCGGAGCGCACCGAGGCCTTCCTGCGCGCCCGGGTGGAGGCCTGA
- a CDS encoding stage II sporulation protein M codes for MALPLPAFVAKRRVDWDALQALLGRQRAGALKLEELRTLDTLYRRAASDLAHTQTFYPGTDAHRFLNQLCGQAYAAIYQPPRERWPAVRAFFKHDFPATLRRELRFVGASAALFCLGLLLGALVVLWEPRGAELLVPAGVRQYVAHGRMWTDDILSVAPPNSVASGIATNNLTVTIVTFALGLLGGLGTVYMLVNNGVHIGAIGALCAREGMTRGFLDFIAAHGPVELSIIVIAGAAGLMVGQALIDPGELPRGQALTLRGREAVKLVLGCAPFLALIGVVEGYVSPGSLFPTWVKAGLGLALGALFWGYLLRAGRTEAGATGLEPEVSAS; via the coding sequence GTGGCCCTGCCCCTGCCCGCCTTCGTGGCGAAGCGCCGCGTGGACTGGGACGCGCTCCAGGCGCTGCTGGGCCGCCAGCGGGCCGGCGCGCTGAAGCTGGAGGAGCTGCGCACGCTGGACACGCTCTACCGCCGCGCCGCCTCGGACCTGGCGCATACGCAGACGTTCTACCCGGGCACGGACGCGCACCGCTTCCTCAACCAGCTCTGCGGCCAGGCCTACGCCGCCATCTACCAGCCCCCGCGCGAGCGCTGGCCGGCGGTGCGCGCCTTCTTCAAGCACGACTTCCCGGCCACGCTGCGCCGCGAGCTGCGCTTCGTGGGCGCCAGCGCCGCGCTGTTCTGCCTGGGACTGCTGCTGGGCGCACTGGTGGTGCTGTGGGAGCCCCGGGGCGCGGAGCTGCTGGTGCCGGCCGGGGTGCGCCAGTACGTGGCCCATGGCCGCATGTGGACGGACGACATCCTGTCGGTGGCGCCGCCCAACTCGGTGGCGTCCGGCATCGCCACCAACAACCTCACCGTCACCATCGTCACCTTCGCCCTGGGCCTGCTGGGCGGCCTGGGCACCGTCTACATGCTGGTGAACAACGGCGTGCACATCGGCGCCATCGGCGCGCTGTGCGCCCGCGAGGGCATGACGCGAGGCTTCCTGGACTTCATCGCCGCCCACGGCCCGGTGGAGCTGTCCATCATCGTCATCGCCGGCGCGGCGGGCCTCATGGTGGGCCAGGCGCTCATCGACCCGGGAGAGCTGCCACGCGGCCAGGCCCTGACGCTGCGGGGGCGCGAGGCGGTGAAGCTGGTGCTCGGCTGCGCGCCCTTCCTGGCCCTCATCGGCGTGGTGGAGGGCTACGTCTCCCCGGGCAGCCTCTTCCCCACCTGGGTGAAGGCGGGGCTGGGCCTGGCCCTGGGAGCGCTCTTCTGGGGCTACCTGCTGCGGGCCGGCAGGACGGAGGCCGGGGCCACGGGGCTCGAGCCCGAGGTCAGCGCTTCCTGA
- a CDS encoding J domain-containing protein — MSAAVANWQTLENVEVECTHCGIRMTQQAGTRVRYFRCSGCHRWVSSTYSEVFRADAKVRTHPVKDTGAQDERFLEVKDRLDRWLNALEDQDPYRLLGVSPQDSAETVRARYHELAMERHPDRGGSAEKMRELNAAYEKILRHRQRKRQEALTSGSSPVAPASVLPARSR; from the coding sequence ATGAGCGCGGCGGTCGCGAACTGGCAGACGCTGGAGAACGTCGAGGTGGAGTGCACCCACTGCGGCATCCGGATGACCCAGCAGGCGGGGACCCGGGTGCGCTACTTCCGGTGCTCCGGGTGCCACCGCTGGGTGTCCAGCACGTACTCGGAGGTCTTCCGGGCGGACGCGAAGGTGCGCACGCACCCGGTGAAGGACACCGGGGCCCAGGATGAGCGCTTCCTCGAGGTGAAGGACCGGCTGGACCGCTGGCTGAACGCGCTGGAGGACCAGGACCCGTACCGGCTGCTGGGCGTGTCGCCGCAGGACTCGGCGGAGACGGTGCGCGCGCGCTACCACGAGCTGGCGATGGAGCGGCATCCGGACCGCGGCGGCTCGGCGGAGAAGATGCGCGAGCTGAACGCCGCCTACGAGAAGATCCTCCGCCACCGCCAGCGCAAGCGTCAGGAAGCGCTGACCTCGGGCTCGAGCCCCGTGGCCCCGGCCTCCGTCCTGCCGGCCCGCAGCAGGTAG
- a CDS encoding HEAT repeat domain-containing protein yields MRPLLLTGLLVAAAAAHGQAPARPRPPAPVRPAPAREQPAPATPPPAQPSEALPPPTAPLLPAVEPPVTGPDDTALLRALLWAAKPAPEEVRAIAIEDVALLGDARALDSLATFMWDPNPRIQQAALRAVALFQHPRAEEILGNVVRHPRMPDALKIQALNGLIFQRTPTARRTVQDAARDSRLTASVQNAARTVATQWEATPAASR; encoded by the coding sequence ATGCGTCCCCTGCTCCTCACCGGACTCCTGGTCGCCGCCGCCGCCGCGCATGGCCAGGCCCCGGCCCGCCCCCGTCCCCCTGCCCCGGTCCGCCCCGCCCCGGCGCGGGAGCAGCCCGCGCCCGCCACCCCGCCCCCGGCGCAGCCCTCCGAGGCGCTCCCGCCCCCCACCGCCCCGCTCCTGCCCGCCGTCGAGCCTCCCGTCACCGGCCCGGACGACACCGCCCTGCTGCGCGCCCTGCTGTGGGCCGCGAAGCCCGCGCCGGAGGAGGTCCGCGCCATCGCCATCGAAGACGTGGCGCTGCTGGGCGACGCGCGCGCCCTGGACTCGCTGGCCACCTTCATGTGGGACCCGAACCCGCGCATCCAACAGGCGGCGCTGCGCGCGGTGGCGCTCTTCCAGCACCCGCGCGCCGAGGAGATTCTCGGCAACGTGGTGCGCCACCCGCGCATGCCGGACGCGCTGAAGATTCAAGCGCTCAACGGGCTCATCTTCCAGCGCACGCCCACCGCGCGGCGCACGGTGCAGGACGCGGCCCGGGACTCGCGCCTCACCGCCTCCGTGCAGAACGCCGCGCGCACCGTGGCCACGCAGTGGGAGGCGACGCCCGCGGCGAGCCGCTGA
- a CDS encoding DivIVA domain-containing protein, producing the protein MKITPLDIRQKRFETALRGFSRREVEAHLELIAGEFEEVVKENIALKEELKRTQLKLEQHQERERTLQETMVTAQRISEDLKSAAKKEAEIIIADAEHQAEKIVHGAHQRLVQVVEDINELKRQRTQFESQVRSVLDAHQKLLETFKGPSFADRDYARVEDNVAYLSQKKANVSE; encoded by the coding sequence ATGAAGATCACCCCGCTCGACATCCGGCAGAAGCGGTTCGAAACGGCCCTGCGCGGCTTCTCCCGCCGCGAGGTGGAGGCCCACCTCGAGCTGATCGCCGGTGAGTTCGAGGAGGTGGTGAAGGAGAACATCGCGCTCAAGGAGGAGCTCAAGCGCACCCAGCTCAAGCTCGAGCAGCACCAGGAGCGGGAGCGCACCCTCCAGGAGACGATGGTCACCGCCCAGCGCATCAGCGAGGACCTCAAGTCCGCCGCGAAGAAGGAAGCGGAGATCATCATCGCGGACGCGGAGCACCAGGCGGAGAAGATCGTCCACGGCGCCCACCAGCGGCTGGTGCAGGTGGTGGAGGACATCAACGAGCTGAAGCGCCAGCGCACCCAGTTCGAGTCCCAGGTGCGCTCCGTGCTGGACGCGCACCAGAAGCTGCTGGAGACGTTCAAGGGCCCCTCCTTCGCGGACCGCGACTACGCGCGCGTCGAGGACAACGTGGCCTACCTCTCCCAGAAGAAGGCCAACGTCTCCGAGTAG
- a CDS encoding DUF167 domain-containing protein yields MAAPWLKAVPEGVELAVLVQPRASRTRVVGEHDGMLKLQLAAPPVDGEANAALLEFLSKQLGVPRRQITLTAGDASRRKRVKVVGVDAARVEAVMSGET; encoded by the coding sequence GTGGCGGCGCCCTGGCTGAAGGCCGTTCCGGAGGGCGTGGAGCTGGCGGTGCTCGTCCAGCCGCGCGCCTCGCGCACCCGCGTGGTGGGCGAGCACGACGGCATGCTGAAGCTCCAGCTCGCCGCGCCTCCCGTGGACGGCGAGGCCAATGCCGCCCTGCTGGAGTTCCTCTCCAAGCAGCTCGGGGTCCCCCGGCGGCAAATTACACTCACCGCCGGTGACGCATCGCGCCGCAAGCGGGTGAAGGTGGTGGGGGTTGATGCGGCTCGGGTCGAGGCTGTTATGTCTGGGGAAACGTGA
- a CDS encoding peptidase MA family metallohydrolase translates to MRHLLLLLPLLLATPQARAQEPGGPHGSHARELVVNDAALVPHERPSVVSGEVTTKRFRILHTAGATVAARELAAQIEGIRDGFGNILGRDWPGVTEIRLGKDRAEFEALALPGGRPPSWAVALAYPAHQIILLNARSLHEPDGQQTLRHELAHVALGQLAKDWPRWFQEGVAQNVTGERYSLTHYSALFRAVTQERVFTFEDLEDDWPDHPADVEVAYAQSAAFIAHLSGKFGPEAMGLLVDGVRNGEPFEQAFGKAFRISLSLEEKDWREGLAARYGWLPLTTSSALLWLVASALCVAAYVRRRQQKEARLAEMAAQDVAEDAALRVLAAQASALPGTLPGSEVTGPVPELAWPEWPAATASANEPDSLEPRESQDAPGRAHEAPSHADEPREALSEESPVDPPAEAEDLGDPRGPRSPKPTLH, encoded by the coding sequence ATGCGCCACCTGCTCCTCCTGCTCCCGCTGCTGCTGGCCACACCCCAAGCCCGGGCGCAGGAGCCGGGAGGCCCCCATGGCTCGCATGCGCGCGAGCTGGTGGTGAACGACGCCGCGCTGGTGCCCCACGAGCGCCCGTCGGTCGTCAGCGGTGAAGTCACGACGAAGCGCTTCCGCATCCTCCACACCGCGGGGGCCACCGTGGCCGCGCGGGAGCTGGCGGCGCAGATTGAAGGCATCCGCGACGGCTTCGGCAACATCCTCGGGCGGGACTGGCCGGGGGTGACGGAGATCCGCCTGGGCAAGGACCGCGCGGAGTTCGAGGCGCTGGCGCTGCCCGGGGGCCGGCCTCCCAGCTGGGCCGTGGCGCTGGCCTACCCGGCGCATCAAATCATCCTCCTGAACGCCCGGAGCCTCCACGAGCCGGACGGGCAGCAGACGCTCCGGCACGAGCTGGCGCACGTGGCCCTGGGCCAGCTGGCGAAGGACTGGCCCCGCTGGTTCCAGGAAGGCGTCGCGCAGAACGTCACCGGAGAGCGCTACTCCCTCACGCACTACTCCGCCCTCTTCCGCGCGGTGACGCAGGAGCGCGTCTTCACCTTCGAGGACCTGGAGGACGACTGGCCGGACCACCCGGCCGACGTGGAGGTCGCCTACGCGCAGAGCGCCGCCTTCATCGCGCACCTGTCCGGCAAGTTCGGCCCGGAGGCCATGGGGCTGCTGGTGGACGGCGTGCGCAACGGCGAGCCCTTCGAGCAGGCCTTTGGCAAGGCGTTCCGCATCTCGCTGAGCCTGGAGGAGAAGGACTGGCGGGAGGGGCTGGCCGCGCGCTACGGCTGGCTGCCCCTCACCACCAGCTCCGCGCTGCTGTGGCTGGTGGCCTCCGCCCTGTGCGTGGCCGCCTACGTGCGCCGCCGCCAGCAGAAGGAAGCCCGCCTGGCGGAGATGGCCGCCCAGGACGTCGCCGAGGACGCCGCCCTGCGGGTGCTGGCCGCCCAGGCCTCGGCGCTTCCGGGCACCCTTCCCGGCTCCGAAGTCACCGGCCCCGTCCCGGAGCTGGCCTGGCCCGAGTGGCCCGCCGCCACCGCCAGCGCCAACGAGCCGGACAGCCTCGAGCCCCGCGAGTCCCAGGACGCTCCGGGCCGCGCCCACGAGGCCCCCTCGCACGCGGACGAGCCCCGGGAGGCCCTCTCCGAGGAGTCCCCGGTCGACCCGCCGGCGGAAGCCGAGGACCTGGGCGACCCGCGCGGCCCCCGCTCCCCGAAGCCCACCCTGCACTGA
- the polA gene encoding DNA polymerase I — translation MADSSAPTLVLIDASGFIFRAYHAIPPLTTSKGVPTNAVLGFTRMVLKALRDLNPTHVALAFDKESRTERQKIDPSYKANREGPPEDLVPQFGLIRRVVEALNLPLLEAAGWEADDVIGTLAVKAKEEGFCVRVVTGDKDFVQIVEPDVRLFDPMKDTHTGPDEVKAKLGIEPRQMRDYLALIGDAVDNVPKVPGIGPKTATELIQQFGDVETLLSRLDEVKKPKIREAIASHRESLLRAKQLVTFKTDLPLPVKMADLARKPVDAPRARELFSELEFYALLKDLPQQGLPQAEPAQAPAPLASSHALVGTEAELKTLAEAVRAGGSVTLVPAYEGLPFAAKLVGLGVALPDASTYYVPLRHDVLGVTQVRPGAFTAALKAVLEDAAVKKGGHDLKALTLVLANEGITLRGGYDDVELLSYLLNPSRREHALADLARERLRSELPALPPAAEGKRGKKDKALADHTAEELAPGFAVRAEAARRLAPELWKELETVELAALARDMELPLLPILAQMERRGVKLDTTELARISVKVDAAVEAQVKEVYKHAGREFNIGSNPQLVEVLFSAQPEGLGLPIIKKGKTGPSADQEVLEKLSEEHPLPGAIIEYRSLSKLKSTYLDTLPTLVAADGRIHTTYHQAATATGRLSSTDPNLQNIPIRTELGREIRRAFVAAEGHQLVSADYSQVELRLLAHIAEDPVLIDAFLNDQDIHTRTAAEVFGVPPEQVDREQRRRAKMVNFGIAYGLSPHGLSARLGIPQEEARDIIERYFVRYAGIRNYLVETVEKARKTGYVETLYGRRRYMPDLNAKNRGVAQAAERAAINMPIQGTAADLIKKAMLVVDAALKAEGLRTVMLLQVHDELLFEAPDAEVERVKALAMKGMSSVAELKVPLKVDVGAGRSWTDAH, via the coding sequence ATGGCCGACTCCTCCGCGCCCACCCTGGTCCTCATCGACGCGTCCGGCTTCATCTTCCGCGCCTACCACGCGATTCCGCCGCTCACCACGAGCAAGGGTGTGCCCACCAATGCCGTGCTGGGCTTCACCCGCATGGTGCTCAAGGCGCTGCGCGACTTGAACCCCACGCACGTGGCGCTCGCCTTCGACAAGGAGAGCCGCACCGAGCGGCAGAAGATAGACCCCTCCTACAAGGCCAACCGCGAGGGCCCGCCCGAGGACCTGGTGCCGCAGTTCGGGCTCATCCGCCGGGTGGTGGAGGCGCTCAACCTGCCCCTGCTGGAGGCGGCCGGCTGGGAGGCCGACGACGTCATCGGCACGCTGGCGGTGAAGGCCAAGGAAGAGGGCTTCTGCGTCCGCGTCGTCACCGGCGACAAGGACTTCGTCCAGATTGTCGAGCCGGACGTGCGCCTGTTCGACCCGATGAAGGACACGCACACCGGGCCGGACGAGGTGAAGGCGAAGCTGGGAATCGAACCCCGGCAGATGCGCGACTACCTGGCCCTCATCGGCGACGCGGTGGACAACGTCCCCAAGGTGCCGGGCATCGGCCCGAAGACGGCCACGGAGCTCATCCAGCAGTTCGGCGACGTGGAGACGCTGCTCTCCCGGCTGGACGAGGTGAAGAAGCCGAAGATTCGCGAGGCCATCGCCTCGCACCGAGAGAGCCTGCTGCGCGCCAAGCAGCTGGTGACGTTCAAGACGGACCTGCCGCTGCCCGTGAAGATGGCGGACCTGGCCCGCAAGCCGGTGGACGCGCCGCGCGCCCGCGAGCTGTTCTCCGAGCTGGAGTTCTACGCGCTGCTCAAGGACCTGCCGCAGCAGGGGCTGCCGCAGGCGGAGCCGGCGCAGGCGCCCGCGCCGCTCGCTTCTTCTCACGCGCTGGTGGGCACCGAGGCGGAGCTGAAGACGCTGGCCGAGGCCGTGCGCGCGGGGGGGAGCGTCACCCTGGTGCCCGCCTACGAGGGGCTGCCCTTCGCCGCGAAGCTGGTGGGCCTGGGCGTCGCGCTGCCGGATGCGAGCACGTACTACGTGCCCCTGCGCCATGACGTGCTCGGCGTCACGCAGGTGAGGCCGGGGGCCTTCACGGCCGCGCTCAAGGCGGTGCTGGAGGACGCGGCCGTGAAGAAGGGCGGACACGACCTCAAGGCGCTCACCCTGGTGCTGGCCAACGAGGGAATCACCCTGCGTGGCGGGTACGACGACGTGGAGCTGCTCAGCTACCTGCTCAACCCGTCCCGGCGGGAGCACGCGCTGGCGGACCTGGCGCGCGAGCGGCTGCGCTCGGAGCTGCCCGCGCTGCCGCCCGCGGCGGAGGGCAAGCGCGGCAAGAAGGACAAGGCGCTGGCGGACCACACGGCCGAGGAGCTGGCCCCTGGCTTCGCGGTGCGCGCGGAGGCGGCGCGGCGGCTGGCGCCGGAGCTGTGGAAGGAGCTGGAGACGGTGGAGCTGGCGGCGCTGGCGCGCGACATGGAGCTGCCGCTGCTGCCCATCCTCGCGCAGATGGAGCGCCGGGGCGTGAAGCTGGACACCACCGAGCTGGCGCGCATCTCCGTGAAGGTGGACGCCGCCGTCGAGGCGCAGGTGAAGGAGGTCTACAAGCACGCCGGCCGCGAGTTCAACATCGGCTCCAACCCGCAGCTGGTGGAGGTGCTCTTCTCCGCCCAGCCCGAGGGGCTGGGGCTGCCCATCATCAAGAAGGGCAAGACGGGCCCGTCCGCGGACCAGGAGGTGCTGGAGAAGCTGTCCGAGGAGCACCCGCTGCCCGGCGCCATCATCGAGTACCGCAGCCTGTCCAAGCTGAAGAGCACCTACCTGGACACGCTGCCCACGCTGGTGGCCGCCGACGGACGCATCCACACCACGTACCACCAGGCCGCCACCGCGACGGGCCGCCTGTCGTCGACGGACCCCAACCTCCAGAACATCCCCATCCGCACGGAGCTGGGCCGCGAAATCCGCCGCGCCTTCGTGGCTGCCGAGGGGCACCAGCTGGTCAGCGCGGACTACAGCCAGGTGGAGCTGCGGCTGCTGGCCCACATCGCGGAGGACCCGGTGCTCATCGACGCCTTCCTCAACGACCAGGACATCCACACCCGCACCGCGGCGGAGGTCTTCGGCGTGCCACCCGAGCAGGTGGACCGTGAGCAGCGCCGGAGGGCGAAGATGGTGAACTTCGGCATCGCCTACGGCCTGTCACCGCATGGCCTGTCCGCGCGGCTGGGCATTCCCCAGGAGGAGGCGCGGGACATCATCGAGCGCTACTTCGTCCGCTACGCGGGCATCCGGAACTACCTGGTGGAGACGGTGGAGAAGGCCCGGAAGACGGGCTACGTGGAGACGCTCTACGGGCGCCGCCGCTACATGCCGGACCTCAACGCCAAGAACCGGGGCGTGGCGCAGGCCGCCGAGCGCGCCGCCATCAACATGCCGATTCAGGGCACCGCCGCGGACCTCATCAAGAAGGCGATGCTCGTGGTGGACGCGGCGCTCAAGGCCGAGGGGCTGCGCACCGTCATGCTGTTGCAGGTGCACGACGAACTCCTCTTCGAGGCACCCGACGCCGAGGTGGAGCGCGTGAAGGCCCTGGCGATGAAGGGGATGTCCTCGGTGGCGGAGCTGAAGGTGCCGCTCAAGGTGGACGTGGGCGCGGGCCGGAGCTGGACGGACGCGCACTGA
- a CDS encoding FHA domain-containing protein, producing MPTLVVRLPDGTEQEHELSGELKLGRQAGNDLVLTEGGVSRNHARVFDDGGTVFIEDLGSANGTFVDGERIADPTPLTPQSEVVLGDYTLRLKAAAASRSGPRKAAKAAPAPAPEEMPVGSEGSGARATRAVPSLKAKAPAGGAPPRPPRPAKPAGAAPAGAAGGGTGAMLRGLVGPWAGRTYPLKGKVLVGRQPPALVMLEDDSVSRRHAELEATAAGVTVRDLGSANGTLLNGEPLGQEPVPLQSGDQLQFGVVEMSFDAEEAALAVPTRRGSGPVPSRRGTGAGAALPPEEEEAAPPGRKKLLVVGGAVVGLLLVAAVVKAALPGPAPVGDSPEQGGTPVDPVEQVQTLLSECRSYASSELGAPNWARAEEVCTQALDLDPIHPEANTLIRRIKLEKEAYEHYSAGDKLLQRLKPDEALEAFSKIPKESEYFRRGKGKAREAAEQVTKRALDDCKRYLSNAQWTAAVPRCEQFMAVWCQAQPRESLNPPLGYTLKLEGRLRRNEWRPKDTLFVRFLSARQRLDPNAQPWVCPVTEIIGPDEATADPRAVVDAAVKKRFTHKLMQAAMMDYWAGRGSEALATLQKLRGNYEAAPFHAQTDELIKIMSTVDQLFKGGQTYLAADDPEKAAEPFREALQVDKELMLDLAESKPSFYRRNILQDMADKSYQRGREWADRQDRRRACRVWKLGFGFYAGNPDLNKASAYCSNLASDAFKAAGGCPNLAEVLDYAVKGDGIAEKVDEKKAEWKCP from the coding sequence ATGCCCACCCTGGTCGTCCGTCTCCCCGACGGTACCGAACAAGAACATGAGCTCTCTGGCGAGCTGAAGCTGGGCCGCCAGGCGGGCAACGACCTCGTCCTCACCGAGGGCGGGGTGTCGCGCAACCACGCCAGGGTCTTCGACGACGGCGGCACCGTCTTCATCGAGGACCTGGGCAGCGCCAACGGCACCTTCGTGGACGGCGAGCGCATCGCCGACCCGACGCCGCTCACCCCGCAGTCGGAGGTGGTGCTGGGGGACTACACGCTGCGGCTCAAGGCCGCGGCGGCGTCCCGCTCGGGCCCGCGCAAGGCGGCGAAGGCCGCGCCTGCTCCCGCGCCCGAGGAGATGCCGGTGGGCTCGGAGGGCAGTGGCGCCCGGGCCACCCGCGCGGTGCCGAGCCTGAAGGCGAAGGCCCCCGCGGGCGGAGCGCCCCCCAGGCCCCCTCGGCCCGCGAAGCCGGCGGGCGCCGCGCCGGCTGGAGCGGCGGGTGGCGGCACCGGGGCGATGCTGCGCGGCCTGGTGGGGCCGTGGGCGGGCCGGACGTACCCCTTGAAGGGCAAGGTGCTGGTGGGGCGGCAGCCCCCGGCCCTGGTGATGCTGGAGGACGACTCGGTCAGCCGTCGGCACGCGGAGCTGGAGGCGACGGCGGCCGGCGTGACGGTGAGAGACCTGGGCAGCGCCAACGGCACGCTGCTCAACGGTGAGCCGCTGGGCCAGGAGCCCGTGCCGCTCCAGTCGGGCGACCAGCTCCAGTTCGGCGTGGTGGAGATGTCCTTCGACGCGGAGGAGGCGGCGCTGGCCGTCCCGACGCGGCGGGGCTCGGGTCCTGTCCCCTCGCGGAGGGGAACGGGCGCGGGCGCGGCGTTGCCGCCAGAAGAGGAGGAGGCTGCGCCCCCGGGCCGGAAGAAGCTGCTGGTGGTGGGCGGCGCGGTGGTGGGTCTGCTGCTGGTGGCGGCGGTGGTGAAGGCGGCCCTCCCGGGCCCCGCGCCCGTCGGGGACTCTCCGGAGCAGGGGGGCACGCCGGTGGACCCGGTGGAGCAGGTCCAGACGCTGCTCAGCGAGTGCCGCTCCTACGCGTCGAGCGAGCTGGGCGCGCCCAACTGGGCCCGCGCGGAAGAGGTCTGCACCCAGGCGCTGGACCTGGACCCCATCCACCCCGAGGCCAACACCCTCATCCGGCGCATCAAGCTGGAGAAGGAGGCCTACGAGCACTACTCGGCGGGAGACAAGCTGCTCCAGCGCCTCAAGCCGGACGAGGCGCTCGAGGCCTTCAGCAAGATTCCGAAGGAGAGCGAGTACTTCCGCCGCGGCAAGGGCAAGGCGCGCGAGGCGGCCGAGCAGGTCACCAAGCGCGCGCTGGATGACTGCAAGCGCTACCTGAGCAACGCGCAGTGGACGGCCGCGGTGCCGCGCTGCGAGCAGTTCATGGCCGTGTGGTGCCAGGCGCAGCCTCGCGAGAGCCTGAACCCTCCGCTGGGCTACACGCTGAAGCTGGAGGGCCGGCTGCGCCGCAACGAGTGGCGGCCCAAGGACACGCTCTTCGTGCGCTTCCTCAGCGCGCGGCAGCGGCTGGACCCCAACGCCCAGCCGTGGGTGTGCCCGGTGACGGAAATCATCGGCCCGGACGAGGCGACGGCGGACCCTCGCGCGGTGGTGGACGCGGCGGTGAAGAAGCGCTTCACCCACAAGCTGATGCAGGCGGCGATGATGGACTACTGGGCCGGCCGCGGCAGCGAGGCGCTGGCCACCCTGCAGAAGCTGCGTGGCAACTACGAGGCCGCGCCGTTCCACGCCCAGACGGACGAGCTCATCAAGATCATGTCCACCGTGGATCAGCTCTTCAAGGGCGGGCAGACGTACCTCGCCGCCGACGACCCGGAGAAGGCCGCCGAGCCCTTCCGCGAGGCGCTGCAGGTGGACAAGGAGCTGATGCTGGACCTGGCCGAGTCCAAGCCGTCCTTCTACCGGCGCAACATCCTCCAGGACATGGCGGACAAGTCCTACCAGCGGGGTAGGGAGTGGGCGGACCGCCAGGACCGGCGGCGCGCGTGCAGGGTGTGGAAGCTGGGCTTCGGCTTCTACGCGGGCAACCCGGACCTGAACAAGGCGTCGGCCTACTGCTCGAACCTGGCGTCGGACGCCTTCAAGGCCGCCGGTGGCTGCCCCAACCTGGCGGAGGTACTGGACTACGCCGTCAAGGGCGATGGCATCGCGGAGAAGGTCGACGAGAAGAAGGCCGAGTGGAAGTGCCCCTGA